Proteins from a single region of Arctopsyche grandis isolate Sample6627 chromosome 1, ASM5162203v2, whole genome shotgun sequence:
- the LOC143912448 gene encoding uncharacterized protein LOC143912448 yields the protein MRTKTFLILSVLVTGLLLIIINSQRPDSLQHIVTQTHQQIRYFQENLKEAEEKHLQADEKYLNLLGLVGKTEEWHNTSVPAIVSYVFDGQYVQAIGLVRNIGSKLPNHTLILYDLGLSKYSLNKVQTYCNSSKCMIINFDLSVFPSHVSEERLHAYRPLIIQDALSKVGAIVFLECDQRFIGEPAKINELHRAAADGIGIIAWATRPAVSSLTHPKMFEYFHTDADNFLFLPMVKVIQLVIVRSNVITKYIMLPWVQCALTQDCIFPIGAQSEGCRFDKKPQYRYSGCHSYDSSALNIVLGLRYNLDESQYTYRGANVFFKKTANDRAYDEYSQLEKNSTYVMSDVTDENSSNKGEQTDVSQ from the exons ATGAGAACCAAGACCTTCCTTATACTGTCCGTTTTAGTGACCGGCTTGTTGCTCATCATAATAAATTCCCAACGACCCGATTCGCTCCAGCATATTGTGACACAGACTCATCAACAGATCAGATATTTTCAA GAAAACTTAAAGGAAGCCGAAGAAAAACATTTACAAGCAGATGAAAAATATCTCAACCTGTTAGGTCTCGTAGGAAAGACTGAAGAATGGCACAATACTTCCGTGCCGGCAATAGTAAGCTACGTTTTCGATGGTCAATATGTGCAAGCCATCGGACTGGTGCGAAATATCGGATCAAAACTGCCAAATCACACGCTTATCTTATACGATCTGGGACTTTCCAAATATTCACTAAACAAA gtGCAGACATACTGTAATAGTTCAAAATGTATGATAATAAATTTCGATTTGTCCGTTTTTCCATCACATGTGTCAGAAGAGAGACTTCACGCATATCGACCTTTAATAATTCAG gaTGCTTTAAGTAAAGTTGGAGCCATCGTATTCTTAGAATGCGATCAACGATTCATTGGCGAACCTGCTAAAATTAATGAATTGCACAGAGCTGCAGCAGATGGCATTGGCATCATCGCATGGGCCACTCGACCTGCTGTCTCTTCTCTTACACATCCGAAGATGTTTGAATATTTTCACACCGATGCAgataatttcttatttttacCCATGGTAAAAGTGATACAGCTGGTGATTGTGCGATCCAATGtgataacaaaatatattatgctACCCTGGGTTCAATGCGCGTTGACCCAAGATTGCATATTTCCAATTG GTGCACAATCTGAAGGCTGTAGATTTGATAAAAAGCCTCAATATAGATATTCTGGTTGTCACAGCTATGACTCGTCAGCTTTAAATATTGTTCTCGGACTTAGATACAACCTTGACGAAAGTCAATACACATATAGAGGAGCAAATGTCTTTTTCAAGAAAACTGCAAACGATAGAGCATACGACGAATACTCTCAACTCgaaaaaaattccacttatgTGATGTCGGACGTCACGGATGAAAACAGTAGCAATAAAGGCGAACAAACCGATGTTTCACAATAG